A stretch of the Enoplosus armatus isolate fEnoArm2 chromosome 13, fEnoArm2.hap1, whole genome shotgun sequence genome encodes the following:
- the hpda gene encoding 4-hydroxyphenylpyruvate dioxygenase: MTSYTEKGEKPARGKFIRFHHLTFWVGNAKQAASFYCDKMGFEPLAYKGLETGNREVVSHVIRQDKIMFVFESPLNPGNEEMGEHLMKHGDGVKDVAFQVEDCDFIVKTAVERGAVIVKEPWVEQDSHGRVKYAVVQTYGDTTHTLIEYLSPYKGLFLPGYKEPLFRDPLLAKLQPGGLNFIDHVVGNQPDDEMVQVSDWYQKCLMFHRFWSIDDKQIHTQYSALRSIVVTNYEETIKMPINEPARGKKKSQIQEYVDYNGGPGVQHIALNTSNIIQAIVNLRSRGMEFLSAPDTYYDSLREKLKTAKIKVKEDLNRLQELKILVDFDDKGYLLQIFTKPVQDRPTLFLEVIQRNNHFGFGAGNFKSLFEAIELDQDARGNLTVLTPEGQAKAFY; encoded by the exons ATG acAAGCTACACAGAAAAAGGGGAGAAG CCGGCAAGGGGAAAGTTTATCAGGTTTCATCATCTCACCTTCTGGGTCGGCAATGCCAAACAG GCAGCCTCCTTCTACTGTGATAAGATGGGCTTCGAGCCTTTGGCCTATAAGGGTTTGGAGACTGGCAATCGGGAGGTGGTGTCTCATGTCATCAGACAGGATAAG ATAATGTTTGTGTTCGAATCTCCGCTAAATCCCGGAAATGAAG AAATGGGAGAACACTTGATGAAGCACGGAGACGGAGTCAAAGACGTCGCTTTCCAAGTGGAGGACTGTGACTTCATTGTCAAG acagctgtggAGCGAGGGGCCGTAATCGTCAAGGAGCCCTGGGTGGAACAGGACAGCCACGGGAGAGTCAAGTACGCGGTGGTTCAAACG TATGGAGATACAACACATACACTCATTGAGTACCTCAGCCCCTACAAAGGCCTTTTCCTGCCGGGCTACAAAGAGCCTCTGTTTAGGGATCCTCTGTTAGCAAAACT ACAACCAGGAGGTTTGAACTTCATCGATCACGTTGTGGGAAACCAGCCAGATGATGAAATGGTGCAAGTTTCAGACTG GTATCAGAAGTGTCTGATGTTCCATCGGTTCTGGTCAATAGACGACAAGCAGATCCACACGCAGTACAGCGCGCTGAGGTCCATAGTGGTGACGAACTATGAAGAGACCATCAAGATGCCCATCAATGAACCTGCAAGGGGGAAAAAGAAGTCACAAATCCAG GAATACGTGGACTATAACGGGGGACCAGGTGTTCAACACATCGCCCTCAACACGTCGAACATTATTCAAGCC ATAGTGAACCTGCGCTCCCGAGGAATGGAGTTCCTCTCAGCACCTGACACCTACTACGACAGCCTGCGGGAGAAACTCAAAACCGCCAAGATCAAGGTGAAGGAGGACCTCAACCGTTTACAG gaATTGAAAATCTTAGTTGATTTTGATGACAAGGGATACCTCCTTCAAATCTTCACCAAGCCTGTGCAGGACAGACCAACCCTTTTCTTGGAGGTCATTCAGCGGAACAATCACTTT GGCTTTGGGGCAGGAAACTTCAAGTCTCTCTTTGAGGCCATTGAGCTGGACCAAGACGCCAGGGGCAACCTCACTGTGCTGACGCCCGAAGGGCAGGCCAAAGCCTTCTACTGA